One segment of Gordonia terrae DNA contains the following:
- a CDS encoding bifunctional lysylphosphatidylglycerol flippase/synthetase MprF has protein sequence MHSDVSWLTVVRRLPFTIALAVALLVVGATTGSLWGRASDKSWYRDVAFGLPALREGRWWTPVTSAFIEPGPWLYLLALVAVVVGMGWAEWQLGTVRAVLVGVGGHLISCLLTVVLLWLLSSEVTSWRWAEQLADSRGTGVGALVVSAVAVASATVRSPWRLRVRVLLGAIVSVAFLFQGTLASVQYVLAAVIMLIVGEKFFATNERGWVPRTRREVRMLGCAALLIIAGANLLVFLFPGSGPLGPTDSGDDSVFTMLIGLAVNVLIADQLRRGKRWAWWVAVVIGALNVIVTVLAVFLVIFTDVSTEGAVTLGTTLLWVLVLAILIPGRFAFAVPWRVRQVGTVGDDDDPVERVRELLRTHGGGTMSWMTTWPGNSYQFTGPEGDLGGQAVVTYRKHVGTMLALADPVCAPERLRDAVGAFVDLAESSGSTPCWFSIGSATSGIVTERGWLSVQIAEDTIVDLPGLEFKGKPWQHVRSAMNKAAKQDISLRMVTLADESFAVRTQVRAISEEWVGDKGLPEMGFTLGSVEEAMDPAVRVALAVDPAGNVHGVLSWLPVYAPGGDVAGWTLDIMRRRTDGFGPVVEYLIASSAVAFKDDGAQFISLSGAPLARTGESDAEPLDKLLDTLGAALEPYYGFRSLHTFKKKFNPRYEPVYLAFRDESDLPRIGVAVSRAYLPDATTGQLVRLAASRGEG, from the coding sequence ATGCATTCTGACGTGTCCTGGCTCACCGTGGTGCGCAGGCTTCCGTTCACCATCGCCCTCGCGGTCGCTCTGCTGGTCGTCGGTGCGACGACCGGATCGCTGTGGGGCCGGGCCTCGGACAAGTCGTGGTACCGCGACGTCGCGTTCGGATTGCCCGCCCTTCGGGAGGGGCGGTGGTGGACGCCGGTGACGTCCGCGTTCATCGAACCCGGACCCTGGCTCTACCTGCTGGCACTTGTGGCCGTTGTCGTCGGAATGGGATGGGCCGAATGGCAATTGGGTACCGTGAGAGCTGTTCTGGTAGGCGTCGGCGGTCACCTGATCTCGTGCCTGCTGACCGTCGTGCTGCTGTGGCTGCTGTCGTCGGAGGTCACGTCGTGGCGATGGGCCGAACAACTGGCGGACTCGCGGGGCACCGGCGTCGGAGCGCTGGTGGTGTCGGCGGTGGCGGTGGCCTCGGCGACCGTCCGTTCGCCATGGCGGCTGCGCGTCCGCGTGCTGCTGGGGGCGATCGTCTCGGTCGCGTTCCTGTTCCAGGGAACCCTGGCCTCGGTCCAGTACGTCCTCGCGGCGGTCATCATGCTGATCGTCGGCGAGAAGTTCTTCGCCACCAACGAGCGCGGCTGGGTTCCGCGCACGCGCCGCGAGGTCCGGATGTTGGGGTGCGCCGCGCTCCTGATCATCGCCGGTGCGAACCTCTTGGTCTTCCTGTTCCCGGGCAGCGGGCCGCTCGGTCCGACCGACTCCGGCGACGACTCGGTGTTCACGATGCTGATCGGCCTGGCCGTCAACGTTCTGATCGCCGATCAGCTGCGCCGTGGCAAACGGTGGGCATGGTGGGTCGCCGTGGTCATCGGCGCATTGAACGTCATCGTGACCGTGCTCGCGGTGTTCCTCGTCATCTTCACCGACGTGTCGACCGAGGGTGCCGTCACCCTGGGTACCACGCTTCTCTGGGTGCTTGTGCTGGCCATCCTCATCCCGGGGCGGTTCGCATTCGCGGTGCCCTGGCGGGTGCGGCAGGTGGGCACTGTCGGGGACGACGACGACCCGGTGGAACGGGTCCGAGAACTGTTGCGCACCCACGGCGGCGGCACGATGTCGTGGATGACGACGTGGCCCGGCAACAGCTATCAGTTCACGGGTCCGGAGGGCGACCTCGGCGGTCAGGCCGTCGTGACCTACCGCAAGCACGTCGGAACGATGCTGGCGCTGGCGGATCCGGTCTGTGCGCCCGAGCGGTTGCGAGACGCGGTCGGAGCCTTCGTCGACCTCGCCGAGAGTTCGGGTAGCACGCCGTGTTGGTTCTCGATCGGGTCGGCCACCTCCGGCATCGTCACCGAACGCGGCTGGCTCAGTGTGCAGATCGCCGAGGACACGATCGTCGACCTGCCGGGACTGGAGTTCAAGGGCAAACCGTGGCAGCACGTGCGATCAGCGATGAACAAGGCGGCGAAACAGGATATCTCGTTGCGGATGGTCACCCTCGCCGACGAGTCGTTCGCCGTCCGGACACAGGTGCGGGCGATCTCCGAGGAATGGGTGGGGGACAAGGGGTTGCCCGAGATGGGCTTCACCCTCGGCAGCGTCGAGGAGGCGATGGACCCCGCCGTGCGGGTCGCGCTCGCGGTCGACCCCGCAGGCAATGTGCACGGGGTGTTGTCATGGCTGCCCGTGTACGCACCCGGCGGCGACGTCGCGGGGTGGACGCTCGACATCATGAGACGACGGACCGACGGGTTCGGGCCGGTCGTCGAATATCTCATCGCATCGTCGGCGGTGGCTTTCAAAGACGATGGAGCGCAGTTCATCTCACTGTCGGGAGCGCCGCTGGCACGCACGGGCGAGTCGGACGCGGAACCGCTGGACAAACTCCTCGACACCTTGGGGGCGGCCCTCGAGCCGTACTACGGGTTCCGGTCGTTGCACACCTTCAAGAAGAAGTTCAACCCACGCTACGAGCCGGTCTATCTCGCGTTCCGGGACGAATCAGACCTCCCGCGTATCGGTGTGGCCGTGTCGAGGGCATACCTCCCCGACGCCACCACGGGCCAGCTGGTCCGGCTGGCGGCGTCACGAGGGGAAGGCTGA
- a CDS encoding carbohydrate ABC transporter permease, whose amino-acid sequence MSPVTRRRLADACGYAAMAVVLVIIALPLIWILLASLKDRSEIYVQPAVWWPSTWRPENYSEATTSVPFWTFLRNSVIVTGILGASKFVLGVLSAYGLVFLRFPGKNVVFVVIIAALMVPNQITVITNYALVAQLGFRNTFIGIILPLAGVAFGTFLMRNHFLSLPPEIIEAARMDGAGHFRLLTRVVLPLSIPTMVAFATITLVNEWNEYLWPFLMADDYTVATLPVGLTQLQNSDGLTNWGPVMAATVLTMLPMLAIFLALQRHMIKGLTSGAVKG is encoded by the coding sequence ATGTCGCCGGTCACACGTCGACGGCTCGCCGACGCGTGCGGGTACGCCGCGATGGCGGTGGTGTTGGTGATCATCGCCCTGCCCCTGATCTGGATTCTGTTGGCCTCGCTGAAAGATCGCTCCGAGATCTACGTGCAGCCGGCCGTCTGGTGGCCGTCGACGTGGCGTCCCGAGAACTACTCCGAGGCCACGACGTCGGTGCCCTTCTGGACCTTTCTGCGCAACTCGGTCATCGTGACCGGAATCCTCGGCGCGTCGAAGTTCGTGCTGGGCGTGCTCAGTGCCTACGGCCTGGTGTTCCTGCGGTTTCCGGGAAAGAACGTGGTGTTCGTCGTCATCATCGCGGCGCTGATGGTCCCGAACCAGATCACGGTCATCACGAACTACGCACTCGTCGCCCAACTCGGCTTCCGCAACACCTTCATCGGCATCATCCTCCCGCTCGCGGGCGTCGCCTTCGGAACCTTTTTGATGCGCAACCACTTTCTCTCGCTGCCACCCGAGATCATCGAGGCCGCACGGATGGATGGGGCCGGGCACTTCCGACTGCTCACCCGCGTCGTCCTGCCGCTGTCGATCCCGACGATGGTCGCGTTCGCGACGATCACACTGGTCAACGAGTGGAACGAGTATCTCTGGCCGTTCCTCATGGCCGACGATTACACCGTCGCCACCCTGCCCGTCGGACTCACCCAACTGCAGAACAGCGACGGGCTGACCAACTGGGGTCCGGTCATGGCGGCCACCGTGCTCACGATGCTGCCCATGCTCGCCATCTTCCTGGCGTTGCAGCGACACATGATCAAGGGCCTGACGTCCGGGGCGGTCAAGGGTTGA
- the dtd gene encoding D-aminoacyl-tRNA deacylase translates to MRAVLQRVSRASVSVDGEVVGALDIAPGAAGLVALVGVTHDDTTDHATKLADKIWRLRIFDGGDGPERAAADLDAPILVISQFTLYANTAKGRRPSWNAAAPGPVAEPLVEAVVDALRTLGATVATGRFGAHMEVGLVNDGPVTLILDV, encoded by the coding sequence ATGCGCGCCGTACTACAACGGGTCAGCAGAGCCAGTGTGAGCGTCGACGGCGAGGTCGTCGGCGCACTCGACATTGCGCCCGGCGCCGCGGGACTCGTCGCACTCGTCGGGGTCACGCACGACGACACCACCGACCACGCCACGAAGCTCGCCGACAAGATCTGGCGGCTGCGGATCTTCGACGGCGGCGACGGTCCCGAACGGGCCGCCGCCGACCTGGACGCCCCGATCCTCGTCATCAGCCAGTTCACGCTCTATGCCAACACGGCCAAGGGCCGGCGCCCGTCGTGGAATGCCGCCGCTCCCGGACCCGTCGCCGAACCGCTGGTCGAGGCGGTCGTCGACGCGCTACGGACTCTCGGTGCCACCGTGGCCACCGGCCGCTTCGGCGCCCACATGGAGGTCGGTCTCGTCAACGACGGACCCGTCACGCTGATCCTCGACGTCTGA
- a CDS encoding SIMPL domain-containing protein has protein sequence MNSSSRVTTRRPAFRAISVLAALATVLLVVSGCGSDTGDQPRSVTVVGTGQVTGTPDTLRADIGVEATAPDVTTALDETSAKVTAVTDAVVAAGVERKDVATQQVSVNPQYTNPSPGTTSEVGGYLATNTIRVTIRDIAKASAVLSAAATAGGDNTRISNVSFAIDDDSDLLDQAREAAFTDARGRAEQYANLAGDSLGKVLTITESTSGQEKSATPGTFERDVAAAPVPVEPGQQELTFTVNVTFALD, from the coding sequence ATGAACAGCTCGTCTCGCGTCACGACGCGACGCCCCGCCTTCCGGGCGATCTCGGTACTCGCGGCGCTCGCAACCGTGCTCCTGGTGGTGTCGGGGTGCGGCAGCGACACCGGCGATCAGCCCAGGTCGGTGACCGTGGTCGGGACGGGACAGGTGACCGGTACCCCGGACACCCTGCGCGCCGACATCGGCGTGGAGGCCACCGCTCCCGACGTCACGACCGCGCTCGACGAGACGAGCGCCAAGGTCACCGCCGTCACCGACGCCGTCGTCGCCGCCGGGGTGGAACGCAAGGACGTCGCGACACAGCAGGTGTCGGTGAACCCGCAGTACACGAACCCCTCCCCCGGCACTACGAGCGAGGTCGGGGGCTACCTCGCGACCAACACGATCCGGGTCACCATCCGGGACATCGCGAAGGCCTCCGCGGTCCTGAGCGCGGCCGCCACCGCGGGCGGCGACAACACCCGCATCAGCAACGTCTCCTTCGCCATCGACGACGACTCGGACCTCCTCGACCAGGCCCGCGAGGCGGCGTTCACCGACGCCCGCGGCCGCGCCGAGCAATACGCGAACCTCGCCGGCGACTCCCTCGGCAAGGTCCTGACCATCACCGAGAGCACGAGTGGCCAGGAGAAGTCCGCGACACCGGGCACCTTCGAACGCGACGTGGCCGCGGCGCCGGTCCCGGTCGAACCCGGGCAGCAGGAACTCACGTTCACCGTGAACGTCACCTTCGCCCTCGACTGA
- a CDS encoding ABC transporter ATP-binding protein produces the protein MASVTYEGATRRFADGQKPAVDSLDLAVADGEFMVLVGPSGCGKSTSLRMVAGLEPVESGAILIDGADVVGVAPKARDVAMVFQNYALYPNMTVAANMGFALRNAGMGKEDTARRVSEVAEMLELTALLDRKPAKLSGGQRQRVAMGRAIVRRPKVFCMDEPLSNLDAKLRVSTRAQIASMQRELGITTLYVTHDQVEAMTMGHRVAVLDHGVLQQVGTPREIYSRPANLFVASFMGSPQMCLIDARVENESVRLGDATVRVPGSVLASLASRDVVVGLRAESWQVSAVPQSGTLSATVDLVEELGAEQFVYCSADLSLRNSRVVVRVDHRRTIEAGDVLGLTPVVDETYWFDPVSGVALDDPSRHDLNSGRPPRVR, from the coding sequence GTGGCGTCGGTGACCTATGAGGGTGCGACGAGACGCTTCGCGGACGGCCAGAAGCCGGCCGTGGACTCGCTGGACCTGGCCGTCGCCGACGGTGAGTTCATGGTGCTGGTCGGCCCGTCGGGATGCGGCAAGTCGACCAGCCTGCGAATGGTCGCGGGCCTGGAACCGGTCGAGTCCGGAGCGATCCTCATCGATGGAGCCGACGTCGTCGGCGTGGCCCCGAAGGCTCGCGACGTGGCGATGGTCTTTCAGAACTACGCGCTCTATCCGAACATGACGGTGGCCGCGAACATGGGGTTTGCGCTGCGCAATGCCGGGATGGGCAAGGAAGACACCGCGCGCCGTGTGTCGGAGGTGGCCGAGATGCTGGAGCTCACCGCGCTCCTGGATCGCAAGCCGGCGAAACTGTCGGGTGGGCAGCGGCAGCGGGTGGCGATGGGACGGGCGATCGTCCGGCGTCCCAAGGTGTTCTGTATGGACGAACCGCTGTCGAATCTCGACGCGAAGTTGCGGGTCAGTACGCGCGCTCAGATCGCGTCCATGCAGCGTGAACTCGGCATCACGACCCTGTACGTGACGCACGACCAGGTCGAGGCGATGACGATGGGACACCGGGTGGCGGTCCTCGATCACGGTGTGCTGCAACAGGTCGGGACGCCGCGGGAGATCTACTCCCGTCCGGCCAACCTGTTCGTGGCGTCCTTCATGGGCTCGCCGCAGATGTGCCTGATCGACGCCCGGGTCGAGAACGAGTCGGTCCGACTCGGCGATGCGACCGTGCGGGTCCCGGGCTCGGTGCTGGCGTCGCTGGCCTCGCGCGACGTGGTCGTGGGGTTGCGCGCCGAGTCCTGGCAGGTGTCCGCGGTTCCCCAATCCGGCACCCTGTCCGCGACTGTGGACCTCGTCGAGGAACTCGGTGCCGAGCAGTTCGTGTACTGCAGCGCGGACCTGTCGCTGCGGAACAGCCGGGTCGTCGTACGCGTCGACCATCGGCGGACCATCGAGGCCGGCGACGTTCTCGGATTGACGCCGGTGGTCGACGAGACCTATTGGTTCGATCCCGTCAGCGGGGTCGCGCTCGACGATCCGAGCCGCCACGACCTCAATTCGGGGCGACCGCCGCGTGTTCGGTGA
- a CDS encoding ABC transporter substrate-binding protein: MINMSRRGFLAASATAAAGALVTACAGSGDGGSSSGDASKLTFWSNHPGKSVEVERELISRFEAANPGITVQLVDAGKNYEEAAQKFNAALSGGAVPDIMILSDVWWFNFALIGAIAPLDDLFGRAGVDTAGYVDSLVGDYKWNDQTWALPYARSTPLFYYNKDVWRRAGLPDRGPQTWDEFDDWGPRIQTVVGGDKRAHGWGNAVDYLGWTFQGPTWTFGGAYSNDWELKFTDPKTVAAAQYLSDSINTKRYAKISNDIAGDFSAGIIASTIASTGDLSGITENATFEFGTAFLPAPQGVSGCPTGGAGLAIPAKLSDDRKVNALKFIEFITNTENTSYFSQNVGYMPVRKAAQDDPSMVAFLAKNPNFATAIEQLPRTQPQNYARVFVPGGDKIIGTGYERIGLQNADVASTLADTQRQIAQIYDTQIKPKLP; the protein is encoded by the coding sequence ATGATCAACATGTCCCGCCGCGGCTTCCTGGCCGCATCGGCGACCGCGGCGGCCGGAGCCCTGGTCACGGCCTGCGCCGGCTCGGGCGACGGCGGCTCGTCGTCGGGTGATGCCTCGAAGCTCACCTTCTGGTCGAACCACCCGGGCAAGTCGGTCGAGGTGGAACGCGAACTGATCTCGCGGTTCGAGGCGGCCAACCCCGGCATCACCGTCCAGCTCGTCGACGCCGGCAAGAACTACGAAGAAGCAGCCCAGAAGTTCAACGCGGCCCTCTCGGGCGGTGCGGTCCCCGACATCATGATCCTGTCCGACGTGTGGTGGTTCAACTTCGCGCTCATCGGTGCGATCGCCCCGCTCGACGACCTGTTCGGCCGCGCCGGTGTCGACACCGCCGGTTACGTCGATTCGCTTGTGGGCGACTACAAGTGGAACGACCAGACATGGGCGCTGCCGTACGCTCGGTCGACGCCGCTTTTCTACTACAACAAGGACGTGTGGCGACGGGCCGGCCTGCCCGACCGCGGACCGCAGACCTGGGATGAGTTCGACGACTGGGGCCCCCGGATCCAGACCGTGGTCGGTGGCGACAAGCGCGCTCATGGGTGGGGCAACGCCGTCGACTACCTCGGCTGGACCTTCCAGGGCCCGACCTGGACCTTCGGCGGTGCCTACTCCAACGACTGGGAACTGAAGTTCACCGACCCCAAGACGGTCGCCGCCGCGCAGTACCTGAGCGATTCGATCAACACCAAGCGCTACGCGAAGATCTCCAACGACATCGCCGGCGATTTCAGTGCGGGCATCATCGCATCGACGATCGCGTCGACCGGCGACCTGTCGGGGATCACCGAGAACGCCACGTTCGAGTTCGGCACGGCGTTCCTGCCCGCACCGCAGGGGGTTTCGGGGTGCCCGACGGGCGGCGCCGGACTGGCCATCCCGGCCAAGTTGTCCGACGACCGGAAGGTCAACGCCCTCAAGTTCATCGAGTTCATCACCAACACCGAGAACACGTCGTACTTCTCCCAGAACGTCGGTTACATGCCGGTGCGCAAGGCGGCGCAGGACGACCCGTCGATGGTCGCGTTCCTGGCGAAGAACCCGAACTTCGCGACCGCCATCGAGCAGTTGCCGCGAACCCAGCCGCAGAACTACGCGCGCGTCTTCGTGCCCGGCGGCGACAAGATCATCGGTACCGGGTACGAGCGGATCGGTCTGCAGAACGCCGACGTCGCCTCGACCCTTGCCGACACGCAGCGGCAGATCGCCCAGATCTACGACACCCAGATCAAGCCGAAACTCCCGTGA
- a CDS encoding carbohydrate ABC transporter permease has translation MPSVDEHVLPATGRRPWRSYGLFLLLVAPNLILLAVFTYRPLVENVRMSFYDWNIAQSGATFIGLDNYIEWFTRADTRVIVSNTVIFTVAAVAGSMIAGLGLALLLDRKLRGRNLVRSTAFAPFVLSGAAVGIAFQFVFDPSFGLINDVMGRLGLGTAPDFYQQPHWALFMITVTYIWKNLGYTFVIYLAALQGKRSDLDEAAAIDGAGWWTYFRKVLLPQLRPTTFFLSITVLLNSLQVFDIINVMTRGGPLGNGTTTMVYQVYEESFVNFRAGYGATVATVMFVVLLVITVVQVRMMDRGAR, from the coding sequence GTGCCATCGGTCGACGAACATGTCCTGCCCGCCACCGGCAGACGCCCCTGGCGGAGCTACGGGTTGTTCCTGTTGCTCGTCGCGCCCAACCTGATCCTCCTCGCGGTCTTCACGTATCGCCCGCTTGTCGAGAACGTGCGGATGTCGTTCTACGACTGGAATATCGCCCAGTCCGGGGCCACGTTCATCGGCCTGGACAACTACATCGAGTGGTTCACCCGTGCCGATACGCGGGTGATCGTCTCGAACACGGTCATCTTCACCGTGGCCGCCGTCGCGGGCAGCATGATCGCGGGGTTGGGTCTGGCCCTGCTGCTCGACCGTAAGTTGCGCGGCCGCAACCTGGTGCGGTCGACGGCCTTCGCGCCGTTCGTGCTGTCCGGCGCGGCCGTGGGGATCGCCTTCCAGTTCGTCTTCGACCCCAGCTTCGGTCTGATCAACGACGTGATGGGGCGTCTGGGACTCGGTACCGCGCCGGACTTTTACCAGCAACCGCACTGGGCGTTGTTCATGATCACGGTGACCTACATCTGGAAGAACCTCGGGTACACGTTCGTGATCTACCTGGCGGCCCTGCAGGGCAAGCGTTCCGATCTCGACGAGGCGGCGGCGATCGACGGTGCCGGATGGTGGACGTACTTTCGCAAGGTGTTGCTCCCGCAGTTGCGTCCGACCACCTTCTTCCTGTCGATCACCGTGCTGCTCAACTCGTTACAGGTGTTCGACATCATCAACGTGATGACCCGCGGCGGGCCGCTGGGCAACGGCACCACGACGATGGTCTACCAGGTGTACGAGGAGAGCTTCGTCAACTTCCGGGCCGGTTACGGCGCCACGGTCGCAACGGTCATGTTCGTCGTCCTCCTGGTCATCACCGTCGTCCAGGTCCGCATGATGGATCGAGGTGCCCGATGA
- the fdhD gene encoding formate dehydrogenase accessory sulfurtransferase FdhD — protein sequence MGRITARRRVTRIRRDAAPTQRADTLAVEEPLEIRVRGTSISVTMRTPGNDFELVAGYLVSEGVIATGADYSTARYCAGTDADGINTYNVVDVSLAAHVPATAPGLARATTTTSACGICGKDSIESVHTASVRDPGADPMTIAANAVLDLPDRLRAEQTVFDKTGGLHAAALFAADGTLLTVREDVGRHNAVDKVVGWAVLADRLPLTGTVLQVSGRASFELVQKAAMAGIPMLCAVSAPSSLAVDAADDLGITLVGFSRGESMVVYTRPDRITAPVTEHAVTEHAAVAPN from the coding sequence GTGGGACGAATAACCGCACGCCGCCGCGTCACCCGCATCCGACGGGATGCCGCCCCGACGCAGCGTGCCGACACCCTCGCAGTGGAGGAGCCGCTCGAGATCCGGGTCCGCGGGACGTCCATCTCGGTGACCATGCGTACGCCCGGCAACGACTTCGAACTCGTGGCCGGCTACCTCGTCTCCGAAGGTGTGATCGCGACCGGAGCGGACTATTCGACAGCCCGCTACTGCGCGGGCACTGACGCCGACGGGATCAACACCTACAACGTCGTCGACGTCTCACTCGCCGCGCACGTTCCCGCGACAGCGCCCGGACTCGCGCGTGCCACCACCACGACGAGCGCCTGTGGCATCTGCGGCAAGGACAGCATCGAGTCCGTGCACACCGCGTCGGTCCGCGACCCCGGCGCCGACCCGATGACGATCGCCGCGAACGCCGTGCTGGATCTGCCCGATCGGTTGCGCGCCGAACAGACCGTCTTCGACAAGACCGGCGGTCTGCACGCCGCAGCATTGTTCGCCGCGGACGGAACATTGCTGACGGTCCGTGAGGACGTCGGCAGGCACAACGCCGTCGACAAGGTCGTCGGGTGGGCTGTACTCGCCGACCGACTGCCGCTCACCGGCACCGTCCTGCAGGTCTCCGGCCGAGCGAGTTTCGAACTCGTCCAGAAGGCCGCGATGGCCGGCATCCCGATGCTCTGTGCGGTGTCGGCACCGTCCTCGCTGGCCGTCGACGCCGCCGACGACCTCGGCATCACGCTCGTCGGATTCTCACGTGGCGAGTCGATGGTGGTCTACACGCGACCCGACCGGATCACGGCCCCAGTCACCGAACACGCCGTCACCGAACACGCGGCGGTCGCCCCGAATTGA
- a CDS encoding phage holin family protein: protein MLAFLVRTVLTAVALWVATLIVPGIDFVGGSTTAEKIGIALVVAVIFGVLNAIIKPIVQIIAIPFYILTLGLIHIVINAAMLELTAWITRNTTHWGLEVDDFFWSAIFGAIVVSVVGWLLALLMRDPADR, encoded by the coding sequence ATGCTTGCCTTCCTCGTCCGGACCGTGCTCACCGCGGTGGCGCTGTGGGTCGCGACGCTGATCGTTCCCGGCATCGACTTCGTGGGCGGTTCGACGACCGCCGAGAAGATCGGCATCGCGCTGGTCGTCGCCGTGATCTTCGGTGTCCTCAACGCGATCATCAAGCCCATCGTGCAGATCATCGCCATCCCCTTCTACATCCTCACGCTCGGGTTGATCCACATCGTCATCAACGCGGCGATGCTCGAACTCACCGCGTGGATCACGCGCAACACGACGCACTGGGGTCTGGAGGTCGATGACTTCTTCTGGTCGGCGATCTTCGGCGCGATCGTCGTGTCGGTCGTCGGCTGGCTGCTCGCCCTGCTGATGCGCGATCCGGCCGACCGATGA
- a CDS encoding short-chain fatty acyl-CoA regulator family protein yields MFVGARLRRLRDERGLSQAALARRIDLSTSYVNQLENDQRPLTVPVLLTLSREFDLDADYFAPDGDARLVADLADVLAAQPDVPDISRAEIAELVARMPAVGTTLVNLHRRLTAAAGEVENYRAQVSGDAARPASTPMPFEEVRDFFYDRRNHIDVLDLAAERIFTENGLSIGGLDLQLAEVLADDHGIRVAIAHDPDPTARAHTPKRRFDPADRTVHLAGRLTAGQRAFQLATQLAMVTQSEVIDEILADADDLSDEAVPVARIGLANYFAGALLLPYEVFRRAAATAHYDIEVLSLGFEVGFETICHRLSTLQRPGSRGIPFIFVRVDRAGNISKRQSATAFHFSRVGGSCPLWVVHDAFATPGRVVTQVSSMPDGRSYFWLARTTVEPGGYLSPHKSFSIGLGCDVAHAERLVYSTGVDLTDTRTVVPIGAGCKVCDRPACSQRAFPQLGRPIHVDPEVSDSVPYRPRPTPD; encoded by the coding sequence ATGTTCGTGGGTGCGCGCCTCCGTCGGCTACGCGACGAACGAGGGCTGTCGCAGGCTGCGCTGGCCCGGCGAATCGACCTGTCGACCAGCTACGTCAACCAACTCGAGAACGATCAGCGACCGCTCACGGTGCCTGTGCTACTGACGTTGTCGCGCGAATTCGACCTCGACGCCGACTATTTCGCCCCGGACGGGGACGCCCGGCTGGTTGCCGACCTCGCCGATGTCCTGGCCGCCCAGCCCGACGTCCCCGACATCAGCCGCGCGGAGATCGCCGAACTCGTCGCGCGCATGCCGGCGGTCGGCACGACGCTTGTGAACCTCCATCGCCGCCTGACCGCGGCCGCCGGCGAAGTGGAGAACTACCGGGCGCAGGTGTCCGGCGACGCGGCCCGTCCGGCGTCGACCCCGATGCCCTTCGAGGAGGTCCGCGATTTCTTTTACGACCGACGCAACCACATCGACGTTCTCGACCTGGCCGCCGAGCGGATCTTCACCGAAAACGGCCTCTCGATAGGCGGTCTCGATCTCCAGCTTGCCGAGGTCCTCGCCGACGACCACGGTATCCGCGTGGCCATCGCGCATGATCCCGATCCGACAGCGCGCGCCCATACGCCCAAGCGACGGTTCGATCCCGCCGACCGCACCGTGCACCTCGCCGGACGATTGACCGCGGGACAACGCGCGTTCCAGTTGGCGACCCAGTTGGCCATGGTCACCCAATCGGAGGTGATCGACGAGATCCTCGCCGACGCCGATGATCTCAGCGACGAAGCCGTCCCGGTTGCCCGTATCGGGCTGGCCAACTATTTCGCCGGAGCACTACTACTCCCCTACGAGGTCTTCCGGCGGGCCGCCGCCACCGCCCACTACGACATCGAAGTGCTCAGCCTCGGTTTCGAAGTCGGTTTCGAGACCATCTGCCATCGCCTGTCGACCCTGCAGCGCCCGGGCAGTCGCGGAATCCCGTTCATCTTCGTGCGCGTCGACCGAGCGGGGAACATCTCGAAACGTCAGTCCGCCACCGCGTTCCACTTCTCTCGGGTCGGCGGGAGCTGCCCGCTCTGGGTCGTACACGACGCGTTCGCCACACCGGGACGGGTCGTCACCCAGGTCTCGTCCATGCCCGATGGGCGCTCGTACTTCTGGCTCGCCCGCACCACCGTAGAACCCGGCGGATACCTCAGCCCCCACAAGAGCTTTTCGATCGGACTCGGTTGCGACGTCGCGCACGCCGAGCGCCTCGTCTACTCCACCGGAGTGGATCTCACCGATACCCGTACCGTCGTACCGATAGGCGCCGGGTGCAAGGTCTGTGACCGTCCGGCGTGTTCCCAGCGCGCATTCCCCCAACTCGGTCGGCCCATCCATGTCGATCCCGAGGTCAGCGACTCGGTCCCCTACCGTCCCCGCCCGACTCCGGACTAG